The genomic segment AAAGGATGCGATGATTTTTCAAATTCACGCTATGATGCTCGATGATTTGGATTATATTGAAAACATAACAAACCTAATTGTAAACGAAAAGGTGAATGCCGAATATGCGGTAAACGAAACCGCACAAAAGTTCGCACAGATGTTTTTATCTATGGATGATGATTATATGAAGCAGCGCAGTACCGATGTTTTTGATATTTCAAAATCACTCGTGAGAGAGCTTTCAAGCAGTAAAGCACATGATTTGGAATATATCACCGGTAAAGTGATTATTGCTGCAGATGATTTAATGCCCAGCGAGACTGTACAGCTCGACAAGAGCAAAGTAATGGCTTTTGTCACACGCGGCGGTTCAAAGATATCGCACTCTGCTATTTTGGCAAGAACGATAGGAATACCGGCTGTGGTAGGTTTGGGCGATTCAATTAATAAGCTTGAAGACGAGAGTATTGTGATTGTAGACGGGTTTACCGGCGCTGTTTATTTACAGCCGGATACCGAAACGATTGTACGATTTACCGCACAGCGTGATGAATACCTTGCAACGCGTGAAAAACTTTTGCAACTGAAAGGTAAATCAAGCGAAACGCTGGACGGAGTAAAAGTAGAAATCAACGCAAATATCGGACGTCCTGCAGACATTTCTTTGGTTCAGGCTAACGATGCCGAAGGCATTGGGCTTTTCCGCAGTGAATTTTTGTATATGGAGAGTAGGGAATTTCCTACTGAAGAAGCTCAATTTGAAGTTTATAAAGAAGTATTGGAGCGTATGAACGGCAAGCGTGTAATAATACGTACACTCGACCTCGGCGCCGATAAACACGTACCGTATTTTAACATCCCCAACGAAGATAACCCAGCGATGGGGTACCGTGCAATTCGTATTTGTTTGACACGCCCCGAAATTTTTAATGCGCAGCTGCGCGCTTTACTGCGTGCATCGGTTTATGGGCACCTTGCAATTATGGTACCGATGATTACATCGTTGGATGAGGTACTGAAAACAAAAGAAATCATTGAAAATATTAAGACACAGCTTCGAGATGAGGGTATCGCATATTCGGACGATTTTGAGTTCGGCATTATGGTTGAGACACCCGCTGCAGCTATGATTAGTGACATTCTGGCACAGCATGTAGACTTTTTTAGCATAGGGACAAATGACCTAACTCAATATACGTTAGCGGTAGATAGGATGAACCATACAATCGCATCTCTTTATGATCCACGCCATTTGGCAGTGCTTCGCATGATGCGAATGATTGTAGAGAACGGGAAAAAACACGGCATATGGACGGGTATTTGCGGTGAATCTGCGGCAGATGCAGAGTTGATTCCTGCATTTTTGGCAATGGGGGTCCATGAGCTTTCCGTTAGCCCAACAGCGGTATTGGACGTAAGGCAAAAAGTACGTGACATCAACCTTGCGCTATGCAAAGAGAAAATATTAAAACGTCTGGATGAAGGAACCCTTTCAATTTAAACAAAAGGAGACTTTTGAATACTGCTCATAAAAATATTACAGTTCGCAAGATAACCCACGGCGAATGTAAAGAGGACATCTTGAGGCATCTGACCGGAGGTTTCAGCAATGCATTATAAGGCAGTGAAGGTTTTTAACAACAACGTGGTACTTGCTGAAGAAGAGGACGGCAAGCAAGTCGTTCTTATCAGCAAAGGCATTGGGTTTGGTGTGAAAAAAGGCGAGCACATCAGCGCAGATGGAAATGACAAAAAAGTGTTCTACATTTTAGATGACAATGTCAACGCGAGTGAAATTAAACGTTTGAGCTACGACATTGAAAAAGTAGAACAGGTGACACATGAGATTGTGCAAATCGCGCGTGAAAAACTGGATATTACAAGCGATAAGCTGTACGATGCGCTGTTTGACCATATCTCATTTGCAATTGAACGCCTAAAAATGGGTCTGCCTATCGATAACCCATTTATAGGAGAAATATCCATTATGTGCAATCGTGAATATGAGGTTGCAGAAAATGCTGCAAGCCTAATTAAACAACAAATCGATGTCGACATCGGTGATGCGGAAAAAGGCTTCATTGCCCTGCATCTTTATTCTGCCCGCCGCAATAAGCATATTAACGTTGCAATGAAAAGTGCACGCGTATTCAAGCAGGCGGTTACTATGGTGGAAAGACGCTATAACCGCACCTTTGATACGAGCTGCTCTGCCTGCAAAAGCTTTTTAATGTCGCTGAACCGCTTGGTAAATGTAAGTGCAAACAAAAAGGTGATCAGTATGCCTATTAAGGATTACGTAAAGCTTTATATGCACGAATACGATGTAACAGCGCAAGCCATTGCTGCAATGATAAAAACGGAGTTGGGCGTTGATTTCAGCGAGGATGCAAAGGCGTTTTTGGCGGTAAGTATTTGTAAATTTATACAAATGTAATTGTTTACCCTTTGCATGATTCAAAGCAAGTAGAAAGGAAATATCCATGGGATTATTAAATAAAATTTTTGGCGGCAACAAAGAAAAAAACAATGTAATTTTAAGCCCTGTTGAGGGAGAGGCAGTTCCTATATCCGAGGTAAGCGACCCTACTTTCGGCGAAGAAATTTTAGGCAAAGGTATCGCC from the Hydrogenoanaerobacterium saccharovorans genome contains:
- the ptsP gene encoding phosphoenolpyruvate--protein phosphotransferase; its protein translation is MEILKGVGASKGIAIGQLLFYTGDPYKVEKFSVKDTSAELQRLETARKKAIDSLNRIYEKALLEIGEKDAMIFQIHAMMLDDLDYIENITNLIVNEKVNAEYAVNETAQKFAQMFLSMDDDYMKQRSTDVFDISKSLVRELSSSKAHDLEYITGKVIIAADDLMPSETVQLDKSKVMAFVTRGGSKISHSAILARTIGIPAVVGLGDSINKLEDESIVIVDGFTGAVYLQPDTETIVRFTAQRDEYLATREKLLQLKGKSSETLDGVKVEINANIGRPADISLVQANDAEGIGLFRSEFLYMESREFPTEEAQFEVYKEVLERMNGKRVIIRTLDLGADKHVPYFNIPNEDNPAMGYRAIRICLTRPEIFNAQLRALLRASVYGHLAIMVPMITSLDEVLKTKEIIENIKTQLRDEGIAYSDDFEFGIMVETPAAAMISDILAQHVDFFSIGTNDLTQYTLAVDRMNHTIASLYDPRHLAVLRMMRMIVENGKKHGIWTGICGESAADAELIPAFLAMGVHELSVSPTAVLDVRQKVRDINLALCKEKILKRLDEGTLSI
- a CDS encoding PRD domain-containing protein: MHYKAVKVFNNNVVLAEEEDGKQVVLISKGIGFGVKKGEHISADGNDKKVFYILDDNVNASEIKRLSYDIEKVEQVTHEIVQIAREKLDITSDKLYDALFDHISFAIERLKMGLPIDNPFIGEISIMCNREYEVAENAASLIKQQIDVDIGDAEKGFIALHLYSARRNKHINVAMKSARVFKQAVTMVERRYNRTFDTSCSACKSFLMSLNRLVNVSANKKVISMPIKDYVKLYMHEYDVTAQAIAAMIKTELGVDFSEDAKAFLAVSICKFIQM